Part of the Mesotoga infera genome is shown below.
ACGATCTCTAAGAAAGGAGATAATTTCCTCTGCCCTCTCTCGAATATCATCTTCAGGATTCTTCTGCGATGCGAAATGTCTGATCGCTCCTTTCGTTACTTCATGTTCGTTGTTAAAGACAGCAATTTTCGTTGAAGTAGATCCGGGGTTTATTGCTAAGATTTTCATTTTATCACTTCCTCAGAGGATATTCTTCTCTTTGCCGTACTCCACAACGATCTTCTTCAGCCTTCTTACTCCTTCTATGATATCCTCTCTGGGAGGAAGACAGAAGGACAATCGCATCGAGTTCCTGCATGTGTTGTCCAGCGAGAAGGCCTCTCCTGGGACAAAAAGCACGTTCTCGGCCTTGCCCATCTCCAGCATTTCTTCGGTATCAAAGTCTTCGGGAAGTGTGAACCAAATGAAAAGGCCTCCGTCAGGTTTGGTCCAATGAAATCCCTTCATGTCTCCAAAATTCTTCTCGAGCTCTGAAAGCATGAGGTCCTTCTTGTCTTTGTAGAGAGCTATTGTTGGCTTAATCTGTGCAAGCAGGTCATGCCTCTGAAGATATCTGGCCGCGATTCTCTGTGTTAGGCTGGGGGTGCAGAGATCTGATGCTTGCTTAGCCATGACCATTTTTCTTATTATGGTCTTGTTCCCAATAACGATTCCTAATCTCAGCCCCGGGGAGAGAATCTTGCTGAATGTCCTCAGAAGCAACACTCTGTTCTGACCTCCAATCTTGAATATTGGATCTATTGAATCGCCTTCGTACCTGAGGTCACCGTAAGGATCATCCTCAACGATCAGAATGTCATACTTCTCAGCGATTTGGACTAGCCTCTTTCTCTTTTCCAGTGATATTGTGACGCCACCCGGGTTGTGAAAGTTAGAGATAACGTATATGAACTTGACCTTGTTAATCTCTCCTCGTGAAGCAATCTCTTCCAGTCTGTCTTCAACCTCATCAAGATCAATTCCGTCCTCGCGAAGATCCATGTAGACGTAGCCGTTCGACCTCAATGCGAAAGCGCTGGCGGCTCCAAGATAGACCGGTTTCGAAACGAAGTAGATACTGTCGTCGTCGAGGAAGATCTTGCCTATAAGATCGAGCGCGCTCTGGGAACCCACAGTGACGAGCAGATTGTCAACGTCGAGACCTTCTATTCCGCTTTCTCGTTTCAGAAGAGATATATACTCTTCCTTTAGAATCGGATCACCCTCAGTTGAGCC
Proteins encoded:
- a CDS encoding PLP-dependent aminotransferase family protein, encoding MTEKFSKIALRMKSNVIRELLKVTSKPGMISFGGGVPDPDTFPRFEMAEISKEVLEKEYKFTLQYGSTEGDPILKEEYISLLKRESGIEGLDVDNLLVTVGSQSALDLIGKIFLDDDSIYFVSKPVYLGAASAFALRSNGYVYMDLREDGIDLDEVEDRLEEIASRGEINKVKFIYVISNFHNPGGVTISLEKRKRLVQIAEKYDILIVEDDPYGDLRYEGDSIDPIFKIGGQNRVLLLRTFSKILSPGLRLGIVIGNKTIIRKMVMAKQASDLCTPSLTQRIAARYLQRHDLLAQIKPTIALYKDKKDLMLSELEKNFGDMKGFHWTKPDGGLFIWFTLPEDFDTEEMLEMGKAENVLFVPGEAFSLDNTCRNSMRLSFCLPPREDIIEGVRRLKKIVVEYGKEKNIL